The Trichosurus vulpecula isolate mTriVul1 chromosome 4, mTriVul1.pri, whole genome shotgun sequence genome contains a region encoding:
- the LOC118847828 gene encoding gamma-crystallin D-like, whose translation MGKIIFYEDRNFQGRYYECSSDHPNLQSYFSRCNSVRVDSGSWMIYEHPNYSGCQYYLRRGEYPDYREWMGFNDSIRSCRMIPQFSGSHRIRLYERDNYKGLIAELTDDCHCIQDRFHRSEIYSLNVLEGCWILYEMPNYRGRQYLLRPGEYRTFQDWGSMNAKVGSFRRVVDFC comes from the exons ATGGGAAAG ATCATCTTCTACGAGGACCGGAACTTCCAGGGCCGCTACTATGAGTGTAGCAGTGACCACCCCAATCTTCAGTCCTACTTCAGCCGCTGCAACTCTGTCCGGGTCGACAGTGGGAGCTGGATGATCTATGAGCACCCCAATTACTCAGGTTGTCAGTACTACCTGAGGCGGGGCGAGTACCCTGACTATCGAGAGTGGATGGGCTTCAATGACTCCATCAGGTCTTGCCGCATGATCCCTCAA TTTTCTGGTTCTCACAGGATTAGGCTGTATGAGAGAGATAACTACAAAGGCCTAATAGCAGAGCTCACCGATGATTGCCACTGCATCCAGGATCGATTCCATCGCAGTGAAATATACTCCCTCAACGTGCTAGAGGGTTGCTGGATTCTCTATGAAATGCCCAACTACCGAGGGAGACAGTACCTGCTGAGACCAGGAGAGTACCGGACCTTCCAAGATTGGGGAAGCATGAATGCCAAAGTGGGCTCATTTAGAAGAGTTGTGGATTTTTGTTGA